The Raphanus sativus cultivar WK10039 chromosome 2, ASM80110v3, whole genome shotgun sequence genome includes a region encoding these proteins:
- the LOC108816799 gene encoding probable E3 ubiquitin-protein ligase ARI8 gives MEGDEDFYSGNEYADNDSDYADSVDADYEFVEDDVDDSDDLVFLRRQQNYSVLSEEDICKLQEEDISRVSSVLSISTVSSAILLRHYNWCVSRVHDEWFADEEKVRQAVGLLDKPLVHFPSDAESELTCGVCFETFPSDKLHAAACGHPFCDSCWEGYISTAINDGPGCLMLRCPDPSCKAAIGQDMINSLAPEKDRQKYTSYFVRSYVEDNRKTKWCPAPGCDYAVNFVVGSGNYDVNCRCCYSFCWNCAEEAHRPVDCDTVSKWIMKNSAESENMNWILANSKPCPKCKRPIEKNQGCMHITCTPPCKYEFCWLCLGAWTEHGEKTGGFYACNRYDAAKQDGIYDETEKRREMAKNSLERYTHYYERWATNQSSRQKALTDLKKMQTDEIEKLSDIQCQPESQLKFIIEAWLQIVECRRVLKWTYAYGFYIPDHEHGKREFFEYLQGEAESGLERLHQCAEKELKLYFEAKGPSEDFNEFRTKLAGLTSVTKNYFENLVRALENGLPDVNSHGAYGRASSSKNKGSTSRASSTDTGQWACERCTLVNPKSVTICQICEHGR, from the exons ATGGAGGGTGATGAAGATTTCTACAGCGGCAACGAATACGCCGACAACGACTCCGATTACGCCGACAGCGTCGACGCCGATTACGAGTTCGTGGAAGACGACGTTGATGATTCCGATGACCTCGTCTTCCTCCGCCGCCAG CAAAACTATAGTGTGTTGAGCGAGGAGGATATTTGTAAGCTGCAAGAAGAAGATATCTCGAGGGTTTCTTCTGTTCTGTCCATTTCAACTGTCTCTTCTGCTATCCTCCTTCGTCACTACAAttg GTGTGTAAGCAGAGTTCATGATGAATGGTTTGCTGACGAAGAAAAAGTCCGACAGGCTGTTGGCTTGTTGGACAAACCTCTTGTTCATTTTCCATCTGATGCTGAATCTGAA CTTACTTGTGGTGTTTGTTTTGAGACTTTCCCTTCTGACAAATTGCATGCTGCTGCTTGTGGTCACCCTTTTTGCGATTCATGCTGGGAAG GTTATATATCCACGGCGATTAATGATGGTCCAGGGTGTCTTATGTTACGATGCCCAGATCCTTCTTGCAAAGCTGCTATTGGTCAGGATATGATCAATTCTTTAGCTCCTGAGAAAGATAGACAGAAGTACACAAGTTATTTTGTTAGATCTTATGTTGAAGACAATAGAAAG ACCAAGTGGTGTCCTGCTCCAGGCTGTGACTACGCTGTAAACTTTGTTGTTGGGAGTGGTAATTATGATGTGAATTGTCGATGTTGTTACAGTTTCTGCTGGAAT TGTGCTGAAGAAGCTCACCGTCCTGTGGATTGTGACACCGTATCTAAGTGGATAATGAAGAATAGCGCTGAATCTGAGAACATGAATTG GATTTTGGCAAATTCGAAGCCCTGTCCAAAATGTAAACGGCCAATAGAGAAGAACCAGGGTTGTATGCATATTACATGTACCCCGCCATGTAAATATGAGTTCTGCTG GCTCTGTCTTGGAGCATGGACAGAGCATGGAGAAAAGACAGGTGGCTTTTATGCTTGTAACCGTTATGATGCAGCAAAGCAAGACGGCATT TATGATGAGACTGAAAAACGCCGAGAGATGGCAAAAAACTCTCTTGAGAGATATACCCATTACTATGAAAGATGGGCAACCAATCAATCG TCTAGGCAAAAGGCGCTGACGGATCTTAAGAAGATGCAAACAGATGAG ATAGAGAAGCTTAGTGACATACAGTGTCAACCTGAATCACAACTGAAGTTCATTATAGAAGCGTGGTTACAG ATAGTTGAATGCAGACGAGTTCTTAAATGGACATATGCTTATGGTTTTTACATACCTGACCATGAGCATGGAAAGAGAGAGTTTTTCGAGTACTTACAAG GCGAAGCTGAGTCAGGCCTTGAACGACTTCATCAGTGTGCTGAAAAAGAACTGAAGTTGTACTTTGAAGCCAAAGGTCCATCGGAAGATTTTAATGAGTTCCGCACAAAACTCGCAGGTTTAACAAG TGTGACCAAAAACTATTTCGAGAACTTGGTTCGAGCGCTGGAGAATGGGTTACCGGATGTGAACTCGCATGGTGCATATGGTAGAGCGTCAAGTTCAAAGAATAAGGGATCCACTTCTCGAGCCAGCAGCACGGATACAGGCCAATGGGCTTGTGAACGTTGCACTCTTGTAAATCCAAAGTCGGTCACCATTTGCCAAATTTGTGAACATGGCCGGTGA
- the LOC108818056 gene encoding ycf20-like protein: MACQIQASRILTSSSIIEIDKGRSFMINVFHTKITPMKSLQIRRRPNQRITAFALDTGGGSSVPPPPGPGDNDGGGDRTGLGSTRLGRIAVALGRQLLVKINSARQNFPMKIFLLLLGFYTANALATILGQTGDWDVLVAGIVVAAIEGIGMLMYKKKKQQPSSSSSSSSGKLQSFVVFVNFWKAGVCLGLFVDAFKLGS, translated from the exons ATGGCATGTCAAATTCAAGCTTCACGCATTTTAACATCATCGTCAATCATCGAAATCGATAAAGGTCGATCCTTTATGATCAATGTCTTCCACACAAAGATCACTCCCATGAAAAG TCTTCAGATTCGAAGAAGACCGAATCAGAGAATAACAGCGTTTGCGTTAGACACAGGAGGAGGCTCTTcagttcctcctcctcctggtcCTGGAGATAACGACGGAGGAGGAGACAGAACAGGTCTAGGTAGCACTAGATTAGGCAGAATCGCTGTTGCGTTAGGCAGACAGCTGCTTGTGAAGATAAACTCTGCGAGACAAAACTTCCCCATGAAGATATTTCTACTGCTTCTTGGTTTCTACACTGCTAATGCATTGGCCACCATTCTTGGCCAAACCGGTGACTGGGACGTGCTCGTCGCGGGTATAGTCGTCGCTGCCATCGAAGGTATCGGTATGCTTATgtataagaagaagaagcaacagccatcttcttcttcttcttcttcttctgggaagTTGCAGTCTTTTGTTGTCTTTGTGAATTTCTGGAAAGCTGGTGTTTGTTTGGGTCTCTTCGTTGATGCTTTCAAGTTGGGTAGTTGA